From Temnothorax longispinosus isolate EJ_2023e unplaced genomic scaffold, Tlon_JGU_v1 HiC_scaffold_27, whole genome shotgun sequence, the proteins below share one genomic window:
- the LOC139824116 gene encoding uncharacterized protein translates to MSGKFSDLKLLSTIHTPGRILRLPSRGYAQLHTAEKRSYVIVWPASSPTHISCWKHVDTKSNPADCCSRGLFPQELVDHSLWWTDPAWLVDFEPTQETTLGVKNLPEAKGNSRAFVSMNPADDVNSITVVDSLLDRILELDKLVRVFAYCLRFVNRTRPNTLTLAVDEIEFHSTLLYLVKFVQSRCFAEDISRLRRNQGCSKPLRKLAPFLDARGVLRVGGKLTHSAILYEAKHPALLPSRHQLTELIVERTHRLHLHPGRRALHYILSQHFWILGAHQAIKRCLSRCYLCFRANPHTVQPPMADLFLDRVRQANPFSITGVDYAGPFPVYNRRSRGATPFKAYV, encoded by the coding sequence ATGTCGGGAAAATTCTCCGACCTGAAGTTGCTATCGACGATACATACGCCTGGTCGGATTCTGAGGTTACCCTCGCGTGGATACGCTCAGCTCCACACCGCTGAAAAACGTTCGTACGTAATTGTGTGGCCCGCATCCAGTCCAACACATATCTCTTGCTGGAAACACGTCGATACCAAATCTAACCCCGCTGATTGTTGCTCAAGGGGTTTGTTTCCCCAAGAACTAGTCGATCACTCGCTGTGGTGGACCGACCCTGCGTGGCTCGTCGACTTTGAACCCACTCAAGAAACGACCTTGGGGGTCAAAAATCTTCCCGAGGCGAAAGGAAATTCTCGCGCCTTCGTCTCCATGAATCCTGCTGATGACGTAAATTCTATTACGGTTGTCGATTCGCTTCTCGACCGCATTTTGGAGTTAGACAAACTCGTTAGAGTGTTCGCATATTGTCTCCGATTCGTTAATAGAACTAGACCAAACACGCTCACTCTCGCCGTGGATGAAATCGAATTCCACTCGACTTTGTTGTATCTCGTCAAATTCGTTCAATCTCGTTGTTTTGCAGAGGATATCAGTAGGTTAAGACGCAATCAGGGTTGCTCCAAGCCTCTGCGAAAGCTCGCCCCCTTCTTGGACGCTCGCGGAGTCCTCAGGGTGGGCGGCAAACTGACTCATTCCGCCATCTTATATGAAGCTAAGCACCCAGCATTACTGCCTAGCCGACATCAACTCACGGAACTTATAGTAGAGCGCACCCACCGCCTACATTTGCATCCGGGACGTCGAGCGTTACACTATATCTTGTCACAACACTTCTGGATTCTGGGGGCCCATCAGGCCATAAAACGCTGCCTGTCGCGCTGTTATCTGTGTTTCAGGGCGAACCCACACACTGTGCAACCTCCCATGGCGGATCTGTTCCTAGACCGAGTACGCCAGGCCAATCCCTTTTCAATCACCGGGGTCGACTATGCTGGGCCATTTCCGGTTTATAATCGTCGTTCTCGCGGGGCCACCCCGTTCAAGGCCTACGTGTGA